From Brevibacillus marinus, a single genomic window includes:
- the dnaA gene encoding chromosomal replication initiator protein DnaA, whose protein sequence is MDSAVSELWRKVLAKIEKTLSKPSFETWLKATKATTLEEDALIVTAPNEFARDWLESRYSSLITNTLYETTGMNMKVKFVVPQDPDVPLADEIPAPKPKVPAQPANGDDQPPSILNPKYTFDTFVIGAGNRFAHAASLAVAEAPAKAYNPLFIYGGVGLGKTHLMHAIGHYVLEHNPGAKVVYLSSEKFTNEFINSIRDNKAVDFRNKYRSVDVLLIDDIQFLAGKESTQEEFFHTFNALHEESKQIVISSDRPPKEIPTLEDRLRSRFEWGLITDIQPPDLETRIAILRKKAKAENLDIPNEVMVYIANQIDTNIRELEGALIRVVAYSSLINRDIDAELAVEALKDIIPSSRPRVITILDIQRAVGEAFGLKLEDFKAKKRTKSVAFPRQIAMYLSRELTDASLPKIGDEFGGRDHTTVIHAHEKISKALLTDPQLQATVQKLIEKLKNP, encoded by the coding sequence GTGGACTCCGCCGTTAGCGAACTTTGGCGAAAAGTGCTGGCGAAGATCGAAAAAACGCTCAGCAAACCCAGCTTTGAGACTTGGCTGAAGGCGACTAAGGCGACCACACTGGAGGAAGACGCACTGATCGTGACTGCGCCCAACGAATTCGCACGCGACTGGCTTGAATCCCGGTACTCGTCGCTGATCACCAATACACTATATGAAACGACAGGCATGAATATGAAAGTGAAGTTCGTGGTTCCGCAAGATCCCGATGTTCCACTAGCTGACGAGATTCCTGCTCCCAAACCGAAAGTGCCTGCTCAGCCAGCAAATGGAGATGACCAGCCGCCCAGTATCCTAAACCCGAAGTACACGTTTGACACGTTTGTCATCGGCGCGGGCAACCGCTTCGCCCATGCGGCCTCGCTGGCGGTAGCGGAAGCGCCGGCCAAAGCGTACAACCCGCTGTTCATCTACGGTGGGGTAGGACTGGGCAAGACCCATTTGATGCACGCAATCGGTCATTACGTTTTGGAACACAATCCAGGGGCCAAGGTGGTTTACCTTTCCTCAGAAAAGTTTACCAACGAGTTTATCAACTCGATTCGCGACAATAAAGCCGTCGATTTCCGCAACAAATACCGCAGTGTTGACGTTTTATTAATTGATGACATCCAATTTTTAGCAGGCAAGGAATCCACCCAGGAGGAATTTTTCCACACGTTTAACGCTCTCCATGAGGAAAGCAAGCAGATCGTCATTTCCTCCGACCGGCCTCCCAAGGAGATTCCAACCCTGGAGGATCGCCTGCGATCCCGCTTCGAATGGGGATTGATCACCGATATTCAACCGCCGGATCTGGAGACGCGCATCGCGATCCTGCGCAAAAAAGCAAAAGCGGAAAATCTGGACATACCCAACGAAGTGATGGTCTATATCGCCAACCAAATCGATACGAACATCCGTGAACTGGAAGGCGCACTGATTCGCGTAGTCGCATACTCATCGCTGATCAATCGCGACATCGATGCAGAGCTGGCGGTGGAAGCGTTAAAAGACATCATCCCTTCCTCACGCCCCCGCGTCATCACCATCCTGGACATTCAACGTGCAGTGGGAGAAGCATTCGGTCTGAAACTGGAAGATTTCAAAGCAAAGAAACGGACCAAATCGGTTGCCTTCCCGCGACAGATTGCGATGTATCTTTCGCGCGAGCTGACGGACGCTTCCCTGCCGAAGATCGGTGACGAGTTTGGCGGCCGCGACCACACCACCGTGATCCACGCCCACGAAAAAATATCCAAGGCGCTGCTCACCGATCCGCAGCTGCAGGCGACCGTACAAAAGTTGATTGAAAAACTGAAAAACCCATAA
- the dnaN gene encoding DNA polymerase III subunit beta, with product MHITVQRDKLSTAVSHVMKAVSTRTTMPILTGIKLKADEEGLTLTASDSDISIEVHIPPYEAEEWGVTVHKPGSVVLTARIFGEIVRKLPHDEIELAADERLMVTIRSGQSEFTISGMNADEFPQLLQLEEEKVFSIPSDLLKTLIRQTAFAVSTSEMRPILTGIMWSLEQGELTFVATDSHRLATRKALVECPPELRFHNVVVPGKSCNELVKILDDSQDLIDIVVGDNQIMVKVKHILFYSRLLEGTYPDTSRIIPQGSKTEMVVNAKDFLQSIERASLLSREGKSNVVRLTTVEGRSIEVSSNAPEIGKVVELFQPLSLSGEELKISFNARYMMEALRSLDNAEIKVSFTGSMSPFVLKPTDNDWILHLILPVRTY from the coding sequence ATGCACATTACCGTTCAACGAGATAAGCTATCGACTGCCGTATCTCATGTGATGAAGGCTGTGTCAACGAGAACGACCATGCCGATCCTGACCGGGATCAAGCTAAAGGCAGACGAAGAAGGGCTTACCTTGACTGCCAGTGATTCCGATATCTCGATTGAAGTGCACATTCCTCCGTATGAAGCAGAGGAGTGGGGCGTTACCGTTCACAAGCCGGGTAGTGTTGTGCTGACCGCACGCATCTTCGGTGAGATTGTGCGCAAGCTGCCGCATGATGAGATCGAGCTAGCCGCGGATGAGCGATTGATGGTTACGATTCGCTCCGGTCAATCTGAATTTACGATCAGCGGAATGAACGCCGATGAGTTTCCCCAACTGCTGCAGCTGGAGGAGGAAAAGGTGTTCAGCATCCCCAGCGATTTGCTGAAAACGCTGATCAGACAGACGGCGTTCGCCGTATCCACCTCGGAAATGCGGCCGATTCTCACGGGCATCATGTGGTCACTGGAGCAGGGAGAGCTTACCTTTGTTGCGACGGACAGCCACCGTTTGGCCACGCGGAAAGCGCTGGTGGAATGTCCGCCGGAGCTCCGCTTTCACAATGTCGTCGTACCGGGTAAAAGCTGCAACGAATTGGTTAAAATTTTAGATGACAGCCAGGATCTGATCGATATTGTGGTCGGCGACAACCAGATCATGGTCAAGGTCAAGCACATTCTCTTCTATTCCCGGCTGCTGGAGGGGACCTATCCCGACACCTCGCGGATCATCCCGCAGGGAAGCAAAACGGAAATGGTCGTGAACGCCAAGGACTTCCTGCAATCCATCGAGCGCGCCTCCCTGCTGAGCCGGGAAGGCAAATCCAATGTCGTTCGCCTTACCACCGTCGAGGGACGTTCGATCGAGGTTTCGTCCAACGCTCCGGAGATCGGAAAAGTGGTGGAACTGTTTCAACCCCTGTCGCTGAGCGGTGAAGAACTGAAGATCTCCTTCAACGCAAGGTACATGATGGAAGCCCTGCGCTCCCTGGACAATGCGGAAATCAAAGTAAGTTTTACCGGGTCGATGAGTCCGTTTGTGTTGAAGCCGACTGACAATGACTGGATTTTGCACTTGATCCTGCCAGTGCGGACGTACTGA
- the yaaA gene encoding S4 domain-containing protein YaaA — protein sequence MKTIAIRTDYITLGQFLKLAAVIDTGGMAKAFLAEVPILVNGAAEKRRGRKLYPEDRVEIEGYGTYRITRE from the coding sequence ATGAAGACGATCGCGATTCGAACCGATTACATTACGCTCGGCCAGTTTCTGAAACTGGCCGCTGTGATTGATACCGGGGGAATGGCCAAAGCATTTCTCGCGGAAGTCCCCATTCTGGTGAACGGCGCGGCGGAAAAGCGGCGGGGGCGCAAGCTTTACCCGGAAGACCGCGTAGAGATCGAGGGGTACGGCACGTATCGGATAACCCGCGAGTGA
- the recF gene encoding DNA replication/repair protein RecF (All proteins in this family for which functions are known are DNA-binding proteins that assist the filamentation of RecA onto DNA for the initiation of recombination or recombinational repair.): MFLRDLSLTNYRNYKSLSLSFDQPINLFVGNNAQGKTNILESIYVLALAKSHRTSKDRELVAWEAEYATIRGEVKRRYGSVRLEIQLTTKGKKAKINGLEQRKLSEYIGALNAVMFAPEDLAIVKGAPAQRRRFLDMEIGQVSPAYLYDLTNFNKVLAQRNQQLKDLAMQKSDPHMMEIWNTQLADLAVKLLQKRFEFLRKLETWASTIHSGITDGKERLSLHYESTSPIAAGMDQREALQLMLAALEEVFEREKMRGSTLIGPHRDDFSLRINGVDVQTFGSQGQQRTAALSLKLAEIELIKEEVGEYPILLLDDVLSELDEHRQTLLLETIQEKVQTFVTSTGVEGLKHQVLQQANRFRVQAGNILT, translated from the coding sequence TTGTTTTTACGGGATTTGTCGCTGACCAACTACCGCAACTACAAGTCACTTTCGCTGTCATTTGATCAGCCGATCAACCTGTTCGTCGGCAACAACGCGCAGGGAAAGACGAATATCCTGGAGTCGATCTACGTCCTCGCATTGGCAAAATCACACCGCACCTCCAAAGACAGGGAATTGGTTGCCTGGGAGGCGGAATACGCGACGATCCGCGGCGAAGTGAAGCGGCGCTACGGTTCCGTTCGTTTGGAGATCCAGCTGACGACGAAGGGGAAAAAGGCGAAGATCAACGGTTTGGAGCAGCGGAAGCTAAGCGAGTATATCGGTGCGCTCAACGCCGTGATGTTCGCTCCCGAGGACCTGGCTATCGTCAAAGGGGCCCCGGCGCAGCGCCGGCGCTTTCTCGACATGGAAATCGGACAGGTCTCACCCGCCTACCTGTACGACCTGACCAACTTTAACAAGGTCCTGGCCCAACGCAACCAGCAGCTCAAAGACCTGGCCATGCAAAAAAGCGATCCTCACATGATGGAGATTTGGAATACCCAATTGGCTGATTTAGCGGTAAAATTGTTACAAAAGCGTTTTGAGTTCCTGCGCAAACTGGAAACGTGGGCCAGCACGATCCACAGCGGGATCACCGACGGCAAAGAGCGTCTCAGCTTACACTACGAGAGCACGTCGCCGATCGCGGCAGGAATGGACCAGCGGGAAGCGCTGCAGCTGATGTTGGCCGCTTTGGAAGAAGTGTTTGAGCGGGAAAAAATGCGCGGCAGCACGTTAATCGGTCCGCACCGCGATGATTTTTCCCTGCGCATCAACGGCGTGGATGTCCAGACATTCGGTTCGCAGGGGCAGCAGCGGACAGCTGCGCTGTCGTTAAAGCTGGCGGAAATCGAATTGATCAAAGAAGAGGTGGGAGAATACCCGATTCTCCTGCTGGATGACGTATTGTCCGAATTGGATGAACATCGGCAGACACTGCTTTTGGAGACGATTCAGGAAAAGGTACAGACGTTTGTCACCAGCACCGGCGTGGAAGGCTTGAAACACCAGGTGCTGCAGCAGGCGAACCGCTTTCGCGTTCAGGCAGGAAATATCCTCACGTAA
- the remB gene encoding extracellular matrix regulator RemB: MFLHIGGDTVVSIKDVITIIDHQSVKTSKITKKFLEDERKKKRLVDTNQEETKSYVITQDVIYCSPISSLTLKRRAQYVNNLEPFPAEQTDFEELTE; encoded by the coding sequence ATGTTTTTGCACATCGGCGGAGATACAGTAGTCAGCATCAAGGACGTAATCACGATTATCGATCACCAATCGGTGAAAACATCCAAAATCACGAAAAAATTCCTGGAAGATGAGCGGAAAAAGAAAAGACTTGTCGATACTAATCAAGAAGAGACCAAATCGTACGTGATTACGCAGGATGTGATCTATTGTTCTCCGATTTCTTCCCTTACCTTGAAACGACGAGCGCAGTACGTGAACAATCTGGAACCATTCCCGGCTGAGCAAACTGATTTTGAGGAGTTGACAGAGTAG
- the gyrB gene encoding DNA topoisomerase (ATP-hydrolyzing) subunit B — MEQLTAKEQNYDASQIQVLEGLEAVRKRPGMYIGSTSSRGLHHLVWEIVDNSIDEALAGYCDEIHVYVRPGNTITVTDNGRGIPTGIHEKTGKSTVETVLTVLHAGGKFGGGGYKVSGGLHGVGSSVVNALSEWLEVEVKQNGHVYFMRFHQGEPEADLQVVGDTDETGTTISFKPDPEIFTETTEFDYEVLQKRLRELAFLNKGLRIVLHDERPDQERTEEFYYEGGIVQFVEYLNRNREPLHDEVIYCEGEKDGLLVEVALQYNDSYVSNIYSFANNIHTHEGGTHEAGFKTALTRVINDYSRKFHYLKEKDPNLSGEDVREGITAIISVKLPEPQFEGQTKTKLGNSEARSVTESVFASRFSEFMEENPAVAKKIVEKAMMAARAREAARKAREFTRRKSALEVSSLPGKLADCSSKDASESELFVVEGDSAGGSAKLGRDRHFQAILPLRGKVLNVEKSRLDKILSNNEIRAIITALGTGIGEDFDISKARYHKIVIMTDADVDGSHIRTLLLTFFYRYMRPLIEAGYVYIAQPPLYSIKQGKNVYYAYSDRQRDEILSKLGTNPKPSIQRYKGLGEMNAEQLWETTMDPEVRTLLQVSLEDAMEADLVFETLMGDDVEPRREFIEEHALNVRNLDI, encoded by the coding sequence GTGGAACAGCTTACGGCTAAAGAGCAGAACTACGACGCGAGTCAAATACAGGTGTTGGAAGGGTTGGAGGCGGTTCGCAAGCGGCCGGGGATGTATATCGGCTCAACCAGCAGCCGCGGTCTGCATCACCTGGTTTGGGAAATCGTCGATAACTCGATTGACGAGGCTTTGGCCGGTTACTGTGACGAAATTCACGTTTACGTTCGCCCCGGCAATACGATTACCGTAACCGACAACGGTCGGGGAATTCCTACCGGCATTCATGAAAAGACCGGCAAATCAACAGTGGAAACGGTACTGACCGTCCTGCACGCGGGGGGAAAGTTTGGCGGGGGCGGATACAAAGTTTCCGGCGGCTTGCACGGCGTCGGCAGTTCCGTCGTCAACGCTTTGTCCGAGTGGTTGGAAGTGGAAGTGAAACAAAATGGACATGTCTATTTTATGCGCTTCCACCAAGGGGAGCCGGAAGCTGATTTGCAAGTAGTGGGCGACACGGACGAAACGGGGACGACCATCTCGTTTAAGCCCGATCCGGAGATTTTTACGGAGACAACCGAGTTCGATTATGAAGTGCTGCAGAAACGGCTGCGCGAACTTGCTTTTCTCAACAAGGGTCTGCGCATCGTGCTGCATGACGAGCGTCCGGACCAGGAGCGAACCGAGGAATTCTACTATGAAGGCGGCATTGTCCAGTTTGTGGAGTACCTCAACCGAAACCGCGAACCGCTGCACGATGAGGTGATCTACTGCGAGGGCGAAAAAGACGGCCTGCTGGTGGAAGTGGCGCTGCAGTACAATGACAGTTACGTGAGCAACATCTACTCGTTCGCCAACAACATCCATACCCATGAAGGCGGCACCCATGAGGCCGGATTTAAGACGGCATTGACGCGCGTCATCAACGATTACAGCCGCAAGTTTCACTATCTCAAGGAGAAAGATCCCAACTTGTCCGGCGAAGACGTGCGGGAAGGGATTACGGCCATCATCTCGGTCAAGCTGCCGGAACCGCAGTTTGAGGGACAGACGAAAACGAAGCTGGGCAATTCGGAGGCGCGGAGTGTGACCGAATCGGTGTTTGCCAGTCGTTTTTCCGAATTTATGGAAGAGAACCCGGCGGTTGCCAAAAAAATCGTGGAGAAGGCGATGATGGCGGCGCGGGCGCGGGAAGCGGCCCGCAAAGCGCGTGAGTTTACCCGCCGCAAAAGCGCGTTGGAAGTAAGTTCGCTGCCCGGAAAACTGGCCGATTGCTCCTCCAAGGATGCGAGTGAGAGCGAACTGTTCGTGGTGGAGGGTGACTCTGCAGGCGGCTCGGCCAAGTTGGGGCGTGACCGCCACTTTCAGGCGATCCTGCCGCTGCGGGGGAAAGTGCTCAATGTTGAAAAATCGCGCCTCGACAAAATTTTGTCCAACAATGAAATCCGGGCGATCATCACCGCACTGGGGACCGGCATCGGGGAGGATTTTGACATTTCCAAGGCGCGCTATCACAAAATCGTGATCATGACCGATGCCGACGTCGACGGATCGCACATCCGGACACTGCTGCTCACGTTCTTTTACCGGTATATGCGCCCCTTGATTGAAGCGGGATACGTGTATATTGCGCAGCCGCCGCTGTACAGCATCAAGCAGGGGAAAAACGTGTATTACGCGTACAGCGACCGGCAGCGGGACGAGATCCTCAGCAAGCTGGGAACGAATCCCAAACCGTCTATTCAGCGCTACAAAGGTTTGGGAGAAATGAATGCGGAGCAGCTGTGGGAGACGACGATGGATCCGGAAGTCCGCACCTTGCTGCAGGTCAGCTTGGAAGATGCGATGGAAGCCGACTTGGTGTTTGAGACGCTGATGGGAGACGATGTGGAGCCGCGGCGGGAATTTATCGAAGAGCATGCGCTCAATGTGCGCAACTTGGATATTTAA
- the gyrA gene encoding DNA gyrase subunit A, whose protein sequence is MAEATPQFQKVDISEEMRNSFIDYAMSVIVSRALPDVRDGLKPVHRRILYAMHDMGLTPDKAFRKSAHVVGEVMANYHPHGDAAIYETMVRLAQDFNIRYTLVEGQGNFGSIDGDPAAAMRYTESRLSKLALELLRDIEKETVDFTPNYDGHKEEPVVLPSRFPNLLVNGASGIAVGMATNIPPHNLGEVIDGVIAMIDNPNITVQELMQFIKGPDFPTAGEIIGYSGIRRAYETGRGTIVMRAKTVIEEEYGKPRIIVTEIPYQVNKARLVEKIAELVREKKIDGITDLRDESDRKGMRIVIELRRDVIPKVVLNNLFKHTQMQSTFGVNMLALVEGRPRVLNLRDLVYYYLEHQRTIIRRRTEYDLRQAEARAHILEGLRTALDHIDEIINLIRASRTTQDAREGLMSQFALSQEQAQAILDMRLQRLTGLEREKIENEYQELMSKISEYRAILADEGKIYAIVREEIKEIKEKYADPRRTRITVDEDSIEDADLIPEEDVVITLTHSGYIKRLPVSTYRSQKRGGRGVQGIGTREDDFVEHLHITNSHDYIMFFTNKGKVYRLKGYEIPDLSRTAKGTPIINLIQIEKGEHISAVIPVKEYGQDQYLFFATKQGVVKKTELSAYENVRKGGLFAINLREDDEVIGVRLTDGNQEIIMGTKKGMSVRFREGDVRTMGRSATGVKGITLDPDDEVIDMDVVKEQADVLIVTANGYGKRTPIDEYRLQGRGGKGIKTHHVTERSGHVVGLKVVEPDEDLMIVTTTGIIIRLEVKGISTMGRYTQGVKLIRLAEGEEVGSVAKVAASEDDDREPSEPVTTEDQQSDEETDPDES, encoded by the coding sequence ATGGCAGAAGCTACGCCTCAGTTTCAAAAAGTAGATATCAGCGAGGAGATGCGCAATTCGTTTATCGACTATGCGATGAGCGTCATTGTCAGCCGTGCGCTTCCGGATGTGCGTGACGGATTAAAACCGGTGCATCGGCGTATTTTGTACGCCATGCATGATATGGGTCTGACGCCGGACAAAGCGTTTCGTAAATCGGCTCATGTCGTCGGTGAAGTGATGGCGAACTATCACCCGCACGGTGACGCTGCCATATACGAAACCATGGTCCGTCTGGCGCAAGACTTCAACATACGCTATACGTTGGTGGAAGGACAAGGGAATTTCGGTTCCATTGACGGTGACCCGGCAGCTGCGATGCGCTATACGGAGTCCCGCCTCTCCAAGCTGGCCCTGGAGCTTTTGCGCGACATTGAAAAGGAAACGGTTGATTTTACGCCGAATTACGACGGACACAAGGAAGAGCCGGTCGTTCTTCCTTCCCGCTTTCCCAATCTGTTGGTAAACGGGGCGTCGGGAATCGCTGTCGGCATGGCCACCAACATACCGCCGCACAACCTGGGCGAAGTGATTGACGGCGTGATTGCCATGATCGACAATCCCAACATTACGGTCCAGGAGCTGATGCAGTTCATCAAAGGACCGGATTTTCCCACCGCCGGCGAGATCATCGGGTACAGCGGAATCCGCAGAGCGTACGAAACCGGCCGGGGGACCATCGTCATGCGGGCCAAGACGGTGATCGAAGAGGAGTACGGAAAACCCCGCATCATCGTGACGGAAATCCCTTATCAAGTCAATAAAGCGCGATTGGTCGAAAAAATTGCGGAACTGGTACGGGAAAAGAAAATCGACGGGATTACCGATCTGCGCGACGAGTCGGACCGCAAAGGGATGCGGATCGTGATTGAACTGCGCCGCGATGTGATCCCCAAGGTCGTGCTGAACAATCTGTTCAAACACACCCAGATGCAAAGTACCTTCGGCGTCAATATGCTGGCGTTGGTAGAAGGACGTCCGCGGGTGCTGAACCTGCGGGATCTGGTCTACTACTACCTGGAACACCAGCGCACCATCATCCGCCGGCGCACCGAATACGATTTGCGGCAGGCGGAAGCGCGCGCCCACATTCTGGAGGGATTGCGGACGGCGCTGGATCATATCGATGAGATTATCAACCTGATCCGCGCTTCGCGAACGACTCAGGATGCGCGCGAAGGATTGATGAGCCAGTTCGCTCTCAGCCAGGAACAGGCCCAGGCGATTCTCGACATGCGGCTGCAGCGCCTGACCGGACTGGAGCGGGAAAAGATAGAAAACGAATATCAGGAATTGATGTCCAAAATCAGCGAATACCGCGCGATCCTTGCCGACGAAGGCAAAATCTACGCAATCGTGCGGGAAGAGATCAAGGAGATCAAGGAGAAATACGCCGATCCGCGGCGAACCAGGATCACGGTCGATGAAGACAGCATCGAAGACGCCGATTTGATTCCGGAAGAAGACGTTGTGATCACCTTGACGCACAGCGGCTATATCAAGCGCCTGCCAGTCTCGACCTATCGCAGTCAAAAACGGGGAGGACGCGGTGTGCAGGGGATCGGGACGAGAGAAGACGACTTTGTCGAACACCTGCACATCACCAACTCCCACGATTACATCATGTTTTTCACCAACAAAGGGAAAGTGTACCGCCTGAAAGGATATGAAATTCCCGATTTGAGCCGGACGGCCAAAGGGACTCCGATCATCAATCTGATCCAGATTGAAAAAGGAGAGCACATCAGCGCCGTCATCCCGGTAAAAGAATACGGGCAGGATCAGTACCTCTTCTTCGCGACGAAGCAAGGCGTGGTGAAAAAGACAGAACTCTCCGCCTACGAGAACGTGCGCAAAGGAGGACTGTTCGCGATCAATCTGCGCGAAGACGACGAAGTGATCGGCGTCCGCTTGACCGATGGCAACCAGGAAATCATCATGGGGACGAAAAAAGGGATGTCCGTTCGTTTCCGGGAAGGCGATGTGCGCACGATGGGACGAAGTGCGACGGGTGTCAAAGGGATCACGCTTGATCCGGATGACGAAGTGATTGACATGGATGTGGTCAAAGAGCAGGCCGACGTTCTGATTGTTACGGCCAACGGGTACGGCAAGCGGACGCCGATTGACGAGTACCGTCTGCAGGGCCGCGGCGGCAAAGGGATCAAGACGCACCATGTCACCGAGCGGAGCGGTCATGTGGTCGGCCTCAAAGTGGTTGAGCCCGACGAAGATCTGATGATCGTCACGACAACCGGCATTATCATCCGGCTGGAGGTAAAGGGCATCTCGACGATGGGACGCTATACGCAGGGCGTCAAGCTGATTCGCCTCGCGGAAGGAGAAGAGGTCGGCTCCGTGGCCAAGGTTGCCGCGAGCGAGGATGACGACCGTGAGCCAAGCGAGCCCGTGACAACCGAGGATCAACAGTCGGACGAAGAAACCGATCCGGATGAGTCGTAA
- a CDS encoding HD-GYP domain-containing protein, with amino-acid sequence MTVVPVKQISSKATLAKDVYTPLGGLLFTKGTVIEEKERQFLEAFLIREVEIEESVETGPSDKLNGTKGKRKAAARESGQSAAKQKDLETLYQRTVKSFRKVLKNIESGSPIPLLEIRETITPLLEKGKDHPEITFKPQKTRAKEDYLYEHPVAVGLLSFVLASWLGIPEKERMQVALAGTLLDVGKTRVDQRILWKPDKLTAEEFAEMKRHTIYGYQLLREVPGLNEGVALAALQHHEREDGSGYPLGLPGHKLHRYSKIVAVADVFHAMCSDRIHQQAASPYLVVEQLLRDSFGKFDPKIVYTFVNGIIRLSIGTVVELSDGRIGKIVFTDQNNPTRPLIETNCGMVNLLNEKNLYIKQIL; translated from the coding sequence ATGACTGTCGTCCCGGTTAAACAAATTTCCTCAAAAGCAACGCTGGCGAAAGACGTGTACACACCTCTTGGTGGACTGCTGTTTACCAAGGGCACGGTGATCGAGGAGAAGGAGCGGCAGTTTTTGGAGGCTTTTCTCATTCGTGAGGTTGAGATTGAGGAAAGTGTGGAGACAGGACCTTCTGATAAGCTGAACGGAACAAAAGGCAAGCGAAAAGCGGCAGCCCGGGAAAGCGGCCAATCAGCAGCGAAACAGAAGGATTTGGAAACACTCTATCAACGCACGGTGAAGTCGTTTCGCAAGGTGCTGAAAAACATCGAGAGCGGCTCGCCCATACCGCTATTGGAGATACGCGAGACGATTACGCCGCTGTTGGAGAAAGGCAAGGATCACCCGGAGATTACCTTTAAGCCGCAAAAGACGAGGGCAAAGGAAGACTATTTGTATGAACATCCGGTCGCAGTCGGACTGCTCTCGTTTGTCCTTGCCTCCTGGCTGGGCATTCCGGAAAAAGAACGGATGCAGGTGGCGCTGGCCGGCACGCTGCTCGATGTCGGCAAGACCAGGGTCGATCAGCGGATCTTATGGAAACCGGATAAACTGACAGCGGAAGAGTTTGCCGAAATGAAACGACATACGATCTACGGCTACCAGCTGCTCCGGGAAGTTCCGGGGTTGAATGAAGGGGTAGCGCTTGCCGCCCTGCAGCATCATGAACGGGAGGATGGCAGCGGGTATCCGTTAGGCCTGCCCGGTCATAAACTTCACCGCTACAGCAAAATCGTGGCGGTGGCGGATGTGTTTCACGCGATGTGCTCGGATCGCATCCATCAGCAGGCCGCTTCTCCCTATCTGGTCGTGGAACAGCTGTTGCGGGACAGTTTCGGCAAGTTTGATCCGAAGATCGTCTACACCTTCGTCAACGGCATCATCCGCTTATCGATTGGCACGGTCGTCGAATTAAGTGACGGCCGGATCGGCAAGATTGTCTTTACCGATCAGAACAATCCGACGCGGCCGCTGATCGAGACAAACTGCGGGATGGTGAACTTGCTGAATGAGAAAAACCTGTACATCAAGCAAATCTTATGA